The following proteins are encoded in a genomic region of Ostrea edulis chromosome 7, xbOstEdul1.1, whole genome shotgun sequence:
- the LOC130048803 gene encoding uncharacterized protein LOC130048803: protein MDGTSRARNDLQGTLNVLQKTLNGLHGTVNSLHGTLNGLDGTLNGLHRTLRDVHGTKQNALEVSARFYGHGLIMDGTSRARNDLQGTLNGLQKTLNCLHGTVNSLHETVNGFHGTLNGLHGRLRDLHGTKQNTLEV, encoded by the exons ATGGACGGAACGAGTCGTGCACGAAACGATTTGCAAGGAACGCTGAACGTTCTACAgaaaacgctgaacggtctgcatgGAACGGTGAACagtttgcacggaacgctgaacggaTTGgacggaacgctgaacggtctgcacagAACGCTGAGAGATGTGCACGGAACGAAACAaaacgctttggaggt GTCTGCACGTTTCTATGGGCATGGCTTGATCATGGACGGAACGAGTCGTGCACGAAACGATTTGCAaggaacgctgaacggtctacAGAAAACGCTGAACTGTCTGCATGGAACGGTGAACAGTTTGCACGAAACGGTGAACGGTTTCCACGGAAcactgaacggtctgcacggaaggCTGAGGgatttgcacggaacgaaacaAAAcactttggaggtgtag